The Bacteroidia bacterium genomic interval AGAGGCGGTATAAATTTTAGTTTCTTCTCGCTCAATAACGGCTTCCAGTGCCACAAGATTTGCGGGAATATCATCAACCAGGAGGATATTGATTTTTTCTGAAAAAGACATATCAGAAACTTGTTTTTTGATAAATGGAATAAGCCTTTCGCAGGATTTTCAGATGCTTTTTCAGGGGAGAAAATCGGAGATCCTCAACTCGACCCAAAACCAGAAATCCCATAGGACTCAGGCTGTCGAGCAGTTTTTCCAGGATTTGCAATTGCTTTTCAGGAGGATAGTAGAAGAGTACATTCCGGCAAAAAATACAGGAAAAGGTATTGGGACTGGCTCCCTGTATGATATCGTGTCGGAAAAAATTGAGCTTTTGAAGAATGTCTGCTTTTAGCTCCAGGTATCCAGGACCCGTGGTGAAATAGTCCTCAAATGTCCCTTTTACTCCACTTTCTTTGAAATTGCGCTGATATTGCTCCCGCATCCTTATTCCCAGGCGCCCATTTTTTGCCTGTATCAAACGATGCTGGTAGGTATCTGTGGCGAGGATATCAGTCTTGTTCAGGAGGGCCGCTTCTTGTAAAAGAATGGCCATAGAAAATACTTCTTCCCCAGTCGAACAACCGACATGCCAGATCCTGGGATGAGAAAATGTTTCCAGATAAGGTATGATTTCCTGTCTGA includes:
- a CDS encoding CheR family methyltransferase; protein product: MMTQTQSIGSTQRAVHTSPEINSQSGLISGLTELFRDPTYFHLIRQEIIPYLETFSHPRIWHVGCSTGEEVFSMAILLQEAALLNKTDILATDTYQHRLIQAKNGRLGIRMREQYQRNFKESGVKGTFEDYFTTGPGYLELKADILQKLNFFRHDIIQGASPNTFSCIFCRNVLFYYPPEKQLQILEKLLDSLSPMGFLVLGRVEDLRFSPLKKHLKILRKAYSIYQKTSF